The Alphaproteobacteria bacterium genome has a segment encoding these proteins:
- a CDS encoding response regulator transcription factor codes for MSTALGDAFVASGGYSIDPVQSGAALVGRLTVRHYDAVVLDDPLLDMDACEACRIIRRRGYRAPVILLGAPCVDAEVILGLSVGANDYLVKPYSTAVLLARLRAHLSNAGQAEDAMLPIGPYVMQCAHRRLVGRGGELRIVLSAAQLSILKYLYRRGNDGANRKEIAHDALGASGDFESRAIETHIWRLRQKIEIDPKDPRVILTIPGGYRLCDADGSIAPEISPSQSQGYSSRPITAFA; via the coding sequence ATGAGCACGGCACTTGGCGACGCATTCGTCGCAAGTGGCGGCTATTCGATCGACCCGGTCCAATCGGGCGCTGCACTCGTCGGCCGGCTGACAGTGCGGCACTACGATGCCGTGGTGCTCGATGACCCTCTTTTGGACATGGATGCCTGCGAAGCCTGCCGTATTATCCGCCGTCGCGGCTACCGCGCGCCGGTGATTCTGTTGGGAGCGCCATGCGTCGACGCCGAAGTCATCCTGGGCCTCAGCGTCGGCGCCAACGACTATCTGGTCAAGCCATATTCGACGGCCGTCTTGCTCGCACGGCTGCGCGCGCATCTCAGCAACGCCGGGCAGGCCGAAGATGCAATGCTGCCGATTGGTCCTTACGTGATGCAATGCGCACACCGGCGGCTTGTTGGCAGGGGCGGAGAGCTAAGAATTGTTCTCAGTGCTGCCCAGCTTTCAATCCTCAAGTATCTCTACCGGCGTGGCAACGACGGGGCAAACCGCAAGGAGATCGCCCATGATGCATTGGGAGCTTCCGGCGATTTCGAGAGCCGCGCGATCGAGACGCATATCTGGCGCCTTCGCCAGAAGATCGAAATCGATCCCAAAGATCCACGTGTCATCCTTACCATTCCAGGCGGCTATCGCCTGTGCGACGCCGATGGATCTATTGCGCCAGAAATTTCCCCATCCCAATCGCAGGGATATTCGAGCCGACCGATAACGGCATTCGCCTGA
- a CDS encoding molybdopterin-dependent oxidoreductase — MIDVERRLFFGRSLSVGALALLAGCDLTDDDDVQRALNGISRWNDRVQAALFNPNRLAPTYSESAVIRDFRSNAYYGEDKVPQIDGQSYKLELAGLIADKRPWTLDQLYALPQETQITRHVCVEGWSMIGKWSGVPLRVFLERVGADLSAKYVGFLCADGYYGSLDMPSALHRQTILAFKFADRTLPPRLGFPMRVRVPTKLGFKNPKLITAIFVTNRFPGGFWEDRGYNWFSGT, encoded by the coding sequence CTGATCGATGTCGAGCGCCGCCTCTTTTTCGGTCGGAGTTTGAGCGTGGGGGCCTTGGCGCTCCTCGCCGGTTGCGATCTCACCGATGACGACGACGTCCAACGCGCGCTCAACGGGATCAGCCGCTGGAACGATCGTGTGCAGGCCGCTCTCTTCAATCCCAATCGATTGGCGCCGACCTATTCGGAAAGTGCCGTCATCCGGGATTTTCGCTCCAACGCCTACTACGGTGAAGACAAGGTTCCGCAAATTGACGGCCAGAGCTACAAGCTGGAGCTTGCCGGGCTCATTGCAGACAAGCGACCATGGACCCTTGACCAACTCTATGCGCTGCCGCAAGAAACTCAGATCACCCGCCACGTTTGCGTGGAAGGGTGGAGCATGATCGGAAAATGGAGCGGCGTGCCGCTCCGCGTGTTTCTGGAGCGCGTGGGCGCCGACCTTAGCGCCAAATATGTGGGCTTTCTCTGCGCGGACGGATATTACGGAAGCCTCGACATGCCGAGCGCGCTGCACCGCCAGACCATTCTCGCGTTCAAATTCGCCGACCGGACATTGCCGCCACGCTTGGGCTTTCCGATGAGGGTTCGGGTCCCAACGAAGCTCGGATTCAAGAACCCGAAGCTTATTACGGCAATTTTCGTGACCAATCGGTTCCCGGGGGGATTTTGGGAGGATCGGGGCTACAACTGGTTCTCTGGAACATGA
- a CDS encoding glycosyltransferase 87 family protein — protein sequence MNFSTKILALIGAVSVAVVVVCTRLGFPGEAAAEYGVTLRVFIALICVSGLLYLGAVGVVLRGNLGRGTFWGILACAAIMRILALSEAPFLSTDVYRYVWDGRVQAAGISPYRYIPDAPQLNALRDAEINPQINRAHYAPTIYPPVAQVIFLFVGKISSTVGAMKVAMVLFEALTIFAIVKLLVIAGLPRERVLIYAWNPLPIWEFAGNGHIDAAAIGFIALALLACVRGRAYLVGAALGAATLVKFLPVAIFPALWRRWDIKMPAGFLAVAAIFYLCYASVGWKVFGFLPGYFSEEGLNDGRGYYYPFALERVTGALPAMAYPVLALILLVALAWRVAFARRPPMREEAAVLALMRDTLLLATALVIALTPHYAWYFAWLALPACFVPAFSVLYLTIAASFLYLDPGHTELLWRSLVYGVFPVLAIAEVWWHRSAIANPALRAQWRTIR from the coding sequence ATGAATTTCTCAACGAAAATCCTCGCTTTAATCGGGGCGGTCTCGGTCGCCGTGGTCGTTGTCTGCACGCGATTGGGATTTCCCGGTGAAGCCGCCGCCGAATACGGCGTCACGCTGCGCGTATTCATAGCCCTCATATGCGTTTCGGGCCTATTGTATCTCGGCGCTGTAGGGGTCGTCCTGCGCGGTAATCTTGGGCGCGGCACTTTTTGGGGAATCCTCGCCTGCGCTGCGATCATGCGGATCCTCGCTCTTTCGGAAGCGCCCTTTCTGTCGACGGACGTCTATCGCTACGTGTGGGACGGCCGGGTGCAGGCTGCCGGCATCAGTCCATACCGCTACATTCCCGACGCGCCCCAGCTCAACGCACTCCGCGATGCGGAAATCAATCCGCAGATCAATCGTGCGCACTACGCGCCGACGATTTATCCTCCGGTCGCCCAGGTGATTTTTTTGTTTGTCGGAAAAATCAGTTCGACGGTCGGCGCGATGAAGGTGGCGATGGTCTTGTTCGAGGCGTTGACCATTTTCGCCATCGTCAAGCTCCTTGTCATCGCGGGTTTGCCGCGTGAGCGGGTATTGATCTATGCGTGGAACCCGCTGCCGATCTGGGAATTTGCGGGCAACGGTCATATCGATGCGGCGGCGATCGGCTTTATAGCACTTGCGTTGCTCGCGTGCGTGCGGGGCCGCGCCTATCTCGTGGGTGCAGCACTCGGGGCGGCGACGTTGGTGAAATTTCTCCCGGTCGCGATCTTCCCGGCCCTCTGGCGGCGGTGGGATATCAAGATGCCCGCGGGCTTTCTTGCGGTCGCTGCTATATTTTATCTTTGCTATGCAAGTGTGGGATGGAAGGTGTTCGGGTTCCTCCCGGGCTATTTTTCGGAGGAGGGACTTAACGACGGCAGAGGCTATTATTATCCGTTTGCACTCGAGCGCGTGACGGGGGCGCTGCCGGCCATGGCCTACCCGGTGCTGGCCCTGATCCTTTTGGTGGCACTTGCATGGCGCGTCGCTTTCGCCCGGAGGCCGCCCATGAGGGAAGAGGCGGCTGTGCTTGCGCTCATGCGCGACACGCTCCTGCTGGCGACCGCACTCGTGATTGCCCTAACCCCTCATTACGCCTGGTATTTCGCCTGGCTCGCCCTTCCGGCATGCTTCGTGCCCGCCTTCAGCGTTCTTTACCTGACGATTGCGGCGTCTTTCCTTTATCTCGATCCCGGTCACACCGAATTGCTTTGGCGCAGTCTGGTTTACGGCGTATTTCCTGTGCTTGCCATCGCAGAGGTCTGGTGGCATCGCAGCGCTATCGCCAATCCGGCGTTGAGGGCCCAGTGGAGGACAATAAGATGA
- a CDS encoding TIGR04282 family arsenosugar biosynthesis glycosyltransferase, translated as MPLEKTRNNGETGADPQHFCAIAVMAKAPQRGKVKTRLVPPLTPDGAMRLSMSFLRDITENIQLAARSVPIQGFIAYAPAGAEALFRGTVASGTEFVLADGSPEMSPRVGGLGRSLLHASRGLFAKGYRAACLVNSDSPTLPTAYLREAAEALSTPGERIVLGPADDGGYYLIGMKAPDARLFEDIRWSTQHVAAETAARAKTLGLDVVMLPSWYDVDDRPSLRRLLRDLSADTAKRTDGHAPYSAPATAEAIAQIGLGENSDFAEDTPSPGASAEDLAS; from the coding sequence ATGCCCCTTGAGAAAACCCGTAACAACGGCGAGACCGGCGCCGATCCCCAGCACTTTTGCGCCATTGCGGTCATGGCAAAAGCGCCCCAGCGTGGCAAGGTCAAGACGCGGCTCGTGCCCCCGCTCACCCCCGACGGCGCCATGCGCCTTAGCATGAGCTTTCTGCGTGACATCACCGAAAATATCCAGCTCGCGGCGCGTAGCGTGCCGATTCAGGGCTTCATAGCCTACGCGCCTGCGGGAGCCGAGGCTCTCTTCCGCGGTACCGTCGCATCGGGTACGGAATTCGTGCTCGCCGACGGCTCGCCGGAGATGTCGCCGCGCGTGGGGGGCTTGGGTCGAAGCCTGCTCCATGCGAGCAGAGGTCTGTTTGCAAAGGGCTATCGTGCTGCCTGCCTGGTGAATTCCGATAGTCCGACCCTGCCCACCGCCTATCTGCGTGAGGCGGCGGAGGCGCTCTCCACACCGGGTGAGCGCATCGTCCTCGGACCTGCCGACGATGGCGGATACTATTTGATTGGCATGAAGGCGCCCGACGCCCGCCTCTTCGAGGATATTCGCTGGAGCACTCAGCATGTTGCGGCCGAGACGGCGGCGCGAGCAAAGACGCTAGGACTCGACGTCGTCATGTTGCCGTCTTGGTATGACGTCGACGACCGGCCGAGCCTCAGGCGGTTGTTGCGCGATCTTTCGGCCGACACGGCGAAGCGCACCGATGGCCACGCGCCCTATTCCGCACCCGCCACGGCCGAGGCTATTGCCCAAATCGGCCTTGGCGAAAATTCTGATTTTGCCGAAGATACGCCATCCCCCGGGGCCTCCGCCGAAGACTTGGCGTCATAG
- a CDS encoding RNA polymerase sigma factor, whose product MNPEDTALLPRLLRNEAAAYRTLVERHHGALRRLARAIVGDALAEEVAQETWIKAIAALPSFEGRSSLRSWLLRIARNEAIDRLRKESRTGESESLEDEVLVDRFAPDGHWRPPPAIWSHETPEALLATRELAAVIDAALHAMPARQRSVLTLRDMDGLDFDEICNILDIPASSVRVLLHRARQRLWMAIDAHERK is encoded by the coding sequence ATGAATCCTGAGGACACCGCGCTTCTGCCTCGGCTTCTGCGGAACGAGGCGGCTGCCTATCGCACGCTCGTGGAGAGACATCACGGGGCCCTGCGGCGGCTCGCGCGCGCGATCGTCGGCGACGCCCTCGCCGAGGAAGTCGCGCAGGAGACGTGGATCAAGGCGATTGCAGCACTTCCATCCTTCGAAGGGCGATCGAGCCTGCGCTCATGGTTGCTTCGAATCGCGCGCAACGAGGCGATCGATCGGCTGCGCAAGGAATCGCGTACGGGGGAGAGTGAAAGCCTTGAAGACGAAGTACTCGTGGACCGATTCGCTCCCGACGGCCATTGGCGGCCGCCGCCCGCCATTTGGTCCCACGAGACGCCGGAAGCGCTTCTGGCAACGCGCGAGCTTGCCGCCGTCATCGATGCCGCCCTCCACGCCATGCCTGCGAGGCAGCGCTCGGTACTGACGCTGCGCGACATGGATGGGTTGGACTTCGACGAGATTTGCAACATTTTGGACATTCCCGCGTCTAGCGTACGGGTGCTGTTGCATCGGGCGCGCCAGCGTCTGTGGATGGCGATTGACGCGCACGAGAGAAAGTAA
- the modA gene encoding molybdate ABC transporter substrate-binding protein: MLLTTRRSFALCTPIAIASAAYSAPVSAAAPARQTNIVVFCEETLRPAIERVERRWRARGGTRLNIFVARSDLLLEQIARGARCDLLVATGKVQADAAIERKLVRPESVRLSWRNRLVVVGWNEAPPSDAVTASSEKIAALIGDNKLAIADFSVSAAGIEARAALDRLGVWSSLEGKIVGSESTEGVVYLLATGVVKRGVVYRTNVAAEPHLTILAAIPDDAYSPVVYSTALTFPDATGAAPQFLNFLRSTEVLPELMASGLEIVG, from the coding sequence ATGCTGTTGACGACAAGACGCTCGTTCGCACTGTGCACGCCAATTGCGATCGCGAGTGCAGCTTATAGTGCACCGGTTTCGGCGGCGGCACCTGCGCGCCAAACCAACATTGTCGTCTTCTGTGAGGAAACTTTGCGGCCGGCGATCGAGCGGGTGGAACGCCGATGGCGCGCGCGGGGTGGCACGCGGCTGAATATTTTCGTTGCCCGGTCCGACTTGCTACTCGAACAGATTGCGCGCGGCGCACGCTGCGATTTACTTGTGGCGACGGGCAAGGTGCAGGCCGACGCCGCGATTGAGCGGAAACTCGTGCGACCGGAGTCGGTCAGGCTGTCCTGGCGCAATCGGCTCGTCGTCGTTGGATGGAACGAAGCGCCTCCCTCGGATGCAGTGACCGCGTCGAGCGAGAAAATTGCTGCACTGATCGGCGACAACAAACTCGCCATCGCGGATTTTAGCGTATCAGCCGCGGGGATTGAGGCGAGAGCTGCGCTCGATCGTCTCGGCGTCTGGTCGTCTCTCGAAGGCAAGATCGTCGGGTCGGAGAGTACGGAGGGTGTTGTCTATCTTCTCGCCACGGGCGTTGTGAAGCGCGGCGTCGTTTACCGCACGAACGTGGCAGCGGAACCGCACCTCACGATTTTGGCGGCAATACCCGACGACGCTTATTCACCGGTTGTCTATTCGACCGCGTTGACATTCCCCGACGCGACCGGCGCCGCGCCGCAATTTCTGAATTTTCTTCGCAGCACCGAGGTGCTGCCCGAACTCATGGCAAGTGGGCTCGAGATCGTTGGATAA
- a CDS encoding radical SAM protein, with product MTATTLRDPGRYFEAVGETRGALAESPPVCLYLETTNRCNLLCETCPRTFETLEPPADMSWELFTSIVDQVPNIARVVLHGVGEPMMVRELPRMIRYLKARGTYVLFNTNGTLLTPRKRRELIETGLDELRVSLDAAEADAFLRVRGRDMFDRIVRNVKEFVVFQKELDASTPRVSLWLTGLKETVDQLPAFVRLASEMGVREVHLQRLVFMPQGRGLARSESSLFESMAREEEAAIAAAQTIANDLGITLDASGATEPGMSLKRHQKDSPWSTCRRPWSLMYFTAHGRALPCCIAPFSARGYDNYTLGDATQQTLREIWSGPAYRDFRTALLSETPPKPCEGCGLRWSL from the coding sequence ATGACCGCAACGACGCTCAGGGACCCAGGCCGGTATTTCGAGGCGGTGGGGGAGACGCGCGGCGCTCTCGCCGAGTCGCCGCCAGTGTGCCTTTATCTTGAGACCACCAACCGATGCAATCTCTTGTGCGAGACCTGTCCGCGCACGTTCGAGACGCTCGAGCCGCCGGCTGACATGAGCTGGGAGTTGTTCACCTCGATCGTGGACCAAGTCCCGAACATCGCGCGTGTCGTGCTCCATGGCGTGGGCGAGCCCATGATGGTGCGGGAACTGCCGCGGATGATCCGTTACCTCAAGGCGCGGGGCACATATGTGCTGTTCAACACGAACGGAACGCTGCTGACGCCGCGCAAGCGGCGCGAGCTCATCGAGACGGGGCTCGACGAACTCCGTGTTTCGCTCGATGCGGCCGAGGCGGACGCGTTCCTGCGCGTGCGCGGGCGCGACATGTTCGATCGGATCGTGCGCAACGTGAAGGAATTCGTGGTCTTCCAGAAGGAGTTGGATGCGAGCACGCCGCGCGTGTCGCTTTGGCTTACGGGCCTCAAGGAGACGGTCGATCAACTACCGGCCTTCGTTCGCCTTGCAAGCGAGATGGGGGTGCGCGAGGTCCATCTTCAGCGCCTCGTTTTCATGCCGCAAGGGCGGGGGCTTGCGCGTTCCGAGTCCTCGCTTTTCGAGAGTATGGCGCGGGAAGAAGAAGCGGCGATCGCCGCAGCGCAAACGATCGCGAACGATCTCGGCATCACCCTCGATGCGTCTGGGGCCACCGAGCCCGGCATGAGTTTGAAGCGCCACCAAAAAGACTCGCCCTGGTCGACCTGTCGGCGTCCGTGGTCGCTCATGTATTTCACGGCGCACGGCCGGGCGCTCCCCTGTTGTATCGCGCCGTTCTCGGCCCGCGGGTACGACAATTACACCCTCGGTGATGCGACCCAGCAGACCTTGCGGGAAATCTGGAGCGGGCCAGCCTATCGCGACTTCCGCACGGCCCTTCTCAGCGAAACACCACCCAAGCCGTGCGAGGGCTGCGGCCTGAGATGGAGCCTATAG
- a CDS encoding cytochrome b/b6 domain-containing protein, with protein sequence MSDHSPTSNAGNSRRDTQTHAGLVRLTHWGNAIAVIIMIASGWRIYDWSPIFPFRFPFEITLGGDVGMSEAVHNEDGLAGALQWHFAGMWLLAVSFVIYVGYGFGSGHFRRSFFPLDARAIFRDFVSALRLRLGHRLGRYNAVQKGAYIAVVAAIIVMIVSGLAIWKPTQFRELAWLFGGYDIARIVHFFGMCAIVLFLVVHLALTLLVPKTLVAMIFGRASSPAMREPDHSPTLNAGGKR encoded by the coding sequence ATGAGCGATCATAGCCCGACATCGAACGCCGGAAATTCGCGGCGCGACACCCAGACCCATGCGGGTCTCGTGCGCTTAACGCATTGGGGAAATGCCATTGCCGTAATTATCATGATTGCCAGCGGCTGGCGCATTTACGATTGGAGTCCGATATTTCCATTCCGCTTCCCCTTCGAAATCACACTCGGCGGCGACGTCGGAATGTCGGAGGCGGTCCATAACGAGGACGGATTGGCCGGCGCCTTGCAATGGCATTTTGCGGGAATGTGGCTGCTTGCCGTCTCATTCGTGATCTATGTCGGGTATGGATTCGGTTCAGGTCATTTCCGCCGAAGCTTCTTTCCTCTCGATGCTCGCGCGATCTTCCGTGATTTCGTCTCTGCCCTTCGGCTTCGGCTCGGGCACCGGCTCGGGCGGTACAATGCGGTCCAGAAGGGCGCCTATATCGCGGTAGTGGCTGCGATTATCGTGATGATCGTCTCGGGCCTTGCGATATGGAAGCCGACGCAGTTCCGGGAACTCGCCTGGCTATTCGGCGGTTACGACATTGCGCGCATCGTCCATTTCTTCGGTATGTGCGCGATCGTGCTTTTCCTCGTCGTGCATTTGGCGCTCACGTTGCTCGTGCCTAAGACGCTCGTTGCGATGATATTCGGTCGTGCCTCCAGTCCCGCGATGCGCGAGCCCGACCATTCGCCGACATTGAACGCGGGAGGCAAACGTTGA